The Lysobacter enzymogenes DNA segment ACCCCGCAGAAGCTGCAACCTCCCGGCGCCGCGTCCGCCCAGCCGACCAAGCAAGGCTGAGGGCCGCGCATGATCTCCCGCGTCTTCATCGAGCGCCCGATCTTCGCCTGGGTGCTGGCCATCGTGGTGATGCTCGGCGGCGCGTTCGCGATGCGCTCGCTGCCGATCTCGCAGTATCCCAACGTCGCCCCGCCCAACGTCAGCATCCGCGCCAACTACCCCGGCGCCTCGGCCGAGACCATCGAGAACAGCGTCACCCAGGTGATCGAGCAGACGCTGACCGGCATCGACGGCATGCTGTACTTCAGCTCGACCTCGACCTCGCGCGGCCAGGTCACCATCTCGGTCACTTTCGACACCAGCGTCGATCCCGACATCGCCCAGGTACAGGTGCAGAACCAGGTCCAGCAGGCGATCCCGCGGCTGCCGCAGCAGGTGCAGCAGCAGGGCATCGTGGTGCGCAAGGCCAACCCCGACGACCTGATGCTGGTGGCGATCTACGACGAGAACAACACCGTCACCAACCGCGACATCGCCGACTACCTCACCACCAACTTCCAGGACCCGATCTCGCGCATCGCCGGCATCGGCGACGCCAACGTCTACGGCAGCCCGTACGCGATGCGGGTGTGGCTGGACCCGGCCAAGCTGGCTTCGTTCCAGCTGATGCCCAGCGACGTGGTCGCGGCGATCCGCAGCCAGAACGCCGAAGTCGCCGCCGGCCAGATCGGCGACCAGCCGCAGCCGGCCACCCAGATGCTCAACGCGCTGGTGACCGCGCAGACCCGCCTGCAGACCGCCGACCAGTTCCGCCAGATCGTGCTCAAGACCCAGGCCAACGGCGCCGCGGTGCGGCTCGGCGACGTGTCGCGGGTGGAGATCGGCTCGGAGAACTACAACTCCTCCAGCCTGCTCAACGGCCATCCCGCCGCCGGCATGGCGCTGCAGCTGGCGCCCGGCGCGAACGCGCTGGAATCGGCCGAACTGGTCCGCGCCGAGGTGACCCGGCTGTCGGCCAACCTGCCGCAGGGCTGGAAGGTCGCCTACCTCAACGATGCCACCGACTTCATCAAGCTCTCCATCGGCGAGGTGGTCAAGACCCTGATCGAAGCGATCGTGCTGGTGGTGATCGTGATGTTCGTGTTCCTGCAGAGCTGGCGCGCCACGCTGATCCCGGCGATCGCGGTGCCGGTAGTGCTGCTGGGCACGTTCGGGATCATCTACGCGGCCGGATTCTCGATCAACACGCTGACCCTGTTCGGCCTGGTGCTGGCGATCGGCCTGCTCGTCGACGACGCCATCGTCGTGGTCGAGAACGTCGAGCGGCTGATGCACGAGAACCCGAACATGACCCCGCGCCAGGCCACCATCGCCTCGATGCGCGAGATCAACGTGGCGCTGATCGCGATCGCGCTGGTGCTGTCGGCGGTGTTCCTGCCGATGGTGATGTTCGGCGGCTCCACCGGGGTGATCTACCGCCAGTTCTCGCTGACCATCGTCTCCTCGATGGCGCTGTCGGTGCTGGTGGCGCTGGTGCTGAGCCCGGCGCTGACCGCGACCTTGCTGAAGTCGCCGCACGCGCAGGCGGCGCAGGGCCCGGGTTGGCTGGCGCGGCGCGCGCCGGGGCTGGCGGCGTTGCCGGCGCGGCTGGGTCGCGGTTTCAACCGCGGCATGGACGCGGCCACCGGCCGCTACCTGCAGAGCGTGCAACTGATGTTCCGCCGCCACTGGCTGGCCTTGCTGGTCTACGCCGGCATCGCCGGCCTGCTCGCGCTGCTGTTCCTGCGCCTGCCCACCGGCTTCCTGCCGTCGGAAGACCAGGGCCGCATCAACGTCCAGTTCCGCCTGCCCGGCGGCGCCACCCTCGGCCGCACCACCGAGGTCCGCGACCAGGTCAACCAATACCTGAGCAAGAACGAATCCGAGCTCATCAGCGCGGCCTTCATCGTCGCCGGCGGCGGCGGCCCGACCGCGGCGCAGAATTCCGGCCAGGGCTTCATCAGCCTGACCGACTGGTCGCAGCGCGAGACCGACGCCGGCAGCGCCGACGCGATGATCGACCGGGTCAGCAAGGGCCTGTCGGGCCTGCGCGACGCCAGCGTGTTCGTGCTGGCGCCGCCGCCGATCCGCGGCTTCGGCCAGACCACCGGCTTCACCCTGGAACTGCAGAACACCAGCGGCATGTCGCGCGCGGACTTCGCCGCCGCCGGCGAGCGGCTGATCGCCGCGGCCCAGCGCGATCCGCTGCTGGGTTCGGTGCGCCCGAGCCTGCTGCCGGACACGCCGACGCTGCGGGTCAACAGCGACGCGCAGATGCTCTCCAGCCTGGGCCTGACCCAGGACGCGGTGAACTCGACCCTGTCCACCGCCTGGGGCGGCACCTACGTCAACGACTTCATCGACCGCGGCCGGGTCAAGCGCGTGTACGTGCAGGGCGACGCGCCGTTCCGCAACGAGCCCGACAGCCTGTACCAGTGGCATGTGCGCGGCGCCGACGGGCAGATGACGCCGTTTTCGGCCTTCGCCACGCTCGGCTGGGCGCAGGCGCCGACCGCGCTGCTGCGCTTCAACGGCGTACCGGCGACCGAGCTGCAGGGCACGCCCGCGCCCGGCGTCAGCAGCGGCACCGCGATGGCGCGGATGGAAGAACTGGCGCGCGAGATCCCCGGCGTCAGCGTGGCCTGGGCCGGCCTGTCCTACCAGGAGCGCCTGTCCACCGGCCAGGCGCCGCTGCTGTACGCGCTGGCGCTGCTGTTGGTGTTCCTGTGCCTGGCCGCGCTGTACGAGAGCTGGTCGATCCCGATCGCGGTCCTGCTGGTGGTGCCGCTGGGCCTGGTCGGCGCGGTGCTGGCGGTGACCTTGCGCGGGCTGGAGAACGACGTCTATTTCCAGATCGGCCTGATCACCACGATGGGCCTGGCGGCGAAGAACGCGATCCTGATCGTCGAGTTCGCCGAGCAGGCCGAGCACCGCGGCGCCGGCACGGTCGAAGCCGCGCTGGAAGCCGCGCGCCTGCGCCTGCGGCCGATCCTGATGACCAGCTTCGCCTTCATCTTCGGCGCACTGCCGCTGGCGCTGTCGACCGGCGGCGGCGCCAACAGCCGCATCGAGATCGGCACCGCGGTGGTCGGCGGCACGCTGACCGCGACGGTGCTGGCGGTGTTCTACATCCCGCTGTTCTATCTGCTGGTGCGGCGCGTGGCGCAGAAGCTGGCGGGGCTGCGGCATCGCGGCGAGGGGAAGCCGCAGGCGCATTGATGGAGGGTGCGAGGTGAGGGTGCGCGGCGAGCGGGTACGAAAGCGTCGGGCCTGAAGGCCCTCCCACGACCGCCGTTGGGCTGAAGGCTCTCCCACAACAGCCGTTGGGCCCGGGCCCCTTCCGCGGCGGACCTGGGGTCCTTCCACGGCCGGCGCTGTCGCGGGGCGCGCCGCCGCGCTCTTGGCTTAACGGTTGCGGCGGCGGCGCAACGCCGGTCGCAAACCCGTCGTCGCCGGCTGGCTAGAATCGCCGGGCATCCGCGCTCCCCTGTCCCCCAAGACCGTGCACCGCACGGCCGCGCGATGCGCCGCAACCCAATCAAGGAAGGAATTCATGAAGAACCAGATCGCTTCGCTGGCCCTGCTGCTGTCCCTGGGCCTTGCCGGTCCGTCGCTTGCCGCCGGCATCGGCGACACCGGAACCGTCGAGGAATCCGACGGCAACATCTCGATCGAAGGCACCAACATCGAGCGCAGCTTCGTCGGCACCGGCGGCCAGTTGCAGATCGTCGGCTCCAACAACCGCATCACCGTGTCCGGCCCGCTGACCTCGGTCACCGTCGACGGCGCCGGCAACACGGTCCAGGTGGACTCGGTCAAGCGCGTGGAGATCACCGGCGCGGGCAGCAAGGTCTACTACAAGTCGGCGCCGACCAAGAACGGCCGCCCGGCCTCGTCGGTGACCGGCATCGGCAGCGGCGTGTCCAAGCGCTGAGCCGCCGCGGCTTCGTCGCCGGCGCATCGGCGCGGGCGACGAAGCCGTCGTTTCATCGCGGCGCGGGCGGATGCCGCGCGCTCGCGCAGGGCCGGCGCCGACTCGCGAGCCACCGCCCTGATCGGCCGCTCGGCCGCGACCCGCTCCTGCCGCGCCACTCGTACTGCATGCGCTTCACGCGCGCCGGATCGTCGGCACGGTCGCGATGGCGCGCGCTCGACGGGTAGACACCGCGACGCCAGCGGCCGCGCTACCGGCGCGGCACCCGCGCGGCCGCGCGCCGCGCGCGCAGGCTCAAGCCTCGCGTCGTCCGCGCGCGCGCGGCGCGCGCAACCACGGCGGTTGCGGCTCGAACTCGCGCGCCAGCCAGTCCACGAACGCGCGGGTCTTCGCCGGCACCAGCCGTCCCGGCGGCAGCACCACGTGGATCGCGCCGTCGTAGTCCATGCGCCACTGCGGCAACACCCGCACCAGTTGTCCCTGCGCGAGTTCGCGCCCGACCAGCCACTGCGGCGCGGGCAGGAGGCCGGCGCCTTCGATGCACGCGGCCAACAGGCCCTCGCCGTCGTCGGAGACGATCGCCGCGTCGATGCGCTGGACGCTGCGCTGCTTGCCCTTGATCAGCTTCCACTCCGGCCAGAACCGCGCCTTGGGCATGCCCAGGCAGGCGTGGCGCTGGAGTTCGTCCGGCCGCTGCGGATGGCCGGCGCGGGCGAGGTAGGACGGCGCCGCGCACAGCATCGTCTCGAACCCGGCCAGGCGCCGCGCGACCAGCCGGCTGTCGGCGAGTTCGCCGATGCGCACCGCCGCGTCGAAGCCGTCGGCGACCAGATCGACGAAACGATCGCTGTGCGACAGCTCCAGCCGCAGCTTCGGATAAGCGGCCAGGAACCGCGGCAGCCACGGCGCGATCCAGCGCTGCGCGAACGCCGCCGGCAACGCCAGCCGCAGCAGGCCCTGCGGCGCGGCCGCAGCTTCGCGCGCCTCGATGTCGGCCGCCGACAGTTCGCCCAGGATCGCCTGCACCCGCTGCAGGTAGGTCGCGCCGACTTCGGTCAGGACCACGCGCCGGGTGGTGCGCGCGAGCAGGCGCACGCCCAGCCGCGCCTCCAGCGCGTCGATGCGCCGCGACACCACCGAGGCGTCGCGGCCGAGCGCGCGCGCCGCCGCGGCGAAGCCGCCGTGTTCGGCGACCGCGGCGAAGGCTTCGATCTGCTGCAGTTCGCTGCCGTTGCGTTCGTGCATGGGATGCATGAGTCAATTGGTTCCGGCGACGATTATCGCCGCGGATCGCACGAATTACAGTGGCCGCGCTGCAGCCTGCTGGCAAGCCCCGCGCAGCGCCCCTCCCCCACTGGAACCGCAGCATGTCCCGACGCGACGCCGTCTTTCCCGCCACCCGCCACGACCTCTATCGCCAGCATCGCTACTCGCCGGCGATCCGCAGCGGCGGCTTCCTGTTCGTCTCCGGCCAGGTCGGCAGCCGCGAGGACGGCTCGCCGGAGCCCGACTTCGCCGCACAGGTGCGGCTGGCCTTCGACAACCTCGCCGCGGTGCTCGCCGCCGCCGGCTGCACGTTCGACGATATCGTCGACGTCACCACTTTCCACACCGATCCGCAGCGACAGTTCGATACGATCCAGCAGGTGCGCCTGCAGGTCATGGGCGAGCCGCCGTATCCGAACTGGACCGCGATCGGAGTGAACTGGCTGGCCGGGTTCGACTTCGAGATCAAGATAATTGCGCGCCTCCCCGAAGGCGCTGGGTAAACCCCAACCGCCGCGAAGAACCATCCGCCGCGCCGCAACTGCGATACGCCGCACCGGCAACCAGGCGATCCGCATCGCGGCGCGCCGCATCGACGCATGTCCCGTCGAAGCACGCATGATCGAGGCACGCACGATCGAAGCGCGCACCATCGAAGCGCGCCGCACCGACGCCGCCGATCCCAGTCCCGCGCCCGCGCGCATGAGCCGTTCCCATGCCGTTTCCCGAGTGAGAAAGCAGCGGCGCGCCGCCAGGCCGCCGCTTCACTCACTGTCAACGGAGACGGACATGATCGACGGATTCTGCGCGCGCCGCGCCGCGCTCGCCCTGGCCACCACCCTGCTCGCCTGCGCCGGCTTCGGCCAGGACGCGGTCGCGGGTGCTTCCACCGTCATCGCGATGGCCAGCCCCCAGGCCAACATCGGCGGCTACTGCTTCAGCGCCGCGGGAGGCTCGACCGCGCCGGGCGCCACGGTGTATCCGTGGACCTGCGGCGGCGACCCCAGCCAGCAATGGGAGACCCAGATGATCGGCGTGTCCTCGCGCCAGGGCGACAACGCCGCGGCGATCGCGCGGCTGGTCAACGTCAAGAGCGGCCTGTGCCTGGACCTGCAATCGGTCTCCACCGCGGCCGGCATCGGCCTGCAGCAGGCGACCTGCAACGGCTCGATCACCCAGCAATGGGTGCTGCTCAACAACGGCGCGCCGTACGACCGGCGGGCGATCAAGAGCAACTACAGCAACCTGTGCGTGATCTCGCGCTATGTCGACGCCGCACCCGGCCACAACGGCAGCGGGCTCAAGCAATACGCCTGCGATTTCACCGAAGTGCCCAACCCGCACCGGGCCTGGCGCATGACCCTGTGATTCCCGCTTCGGCCGGTGCAGCGCGCGCCGGCCGGAGCGGCGCGATGCGCGAGGCGCATCCGCCGCTCAGCGGATCTTGCGCCCCACCCGCGGTCGCCAGACCGCATCGTAGATGTAGGTCGCCTGGCCGACGATGGCCTCGCGCCGCACGCAGCCGATGGTGCGCGCATCGCGGCTGTCGACCGCGTTGTCGCGGTTGTCGCCGAGCACGAAGTAGCAGCCGTGCGGGACCGGATAGGC contains these protein-coding regions:
- a CDS encoding multidrug efflux RND transporter permease subunit, which codes for MISRVFIERPIFAWVLAIVVMLGGAFAMRSLPISQYPNVAPPNVSIRANYPGASAETIENSVTQVIEQTLTGIDGMLYFSSTSTSRGQVTISVTFDTSVDPDIAQVQVQNQVQQAIPRLPQQVQQQGIVVRKANPDDLMLVAIYDENNTVTNRDIADYLTTNFQDPISRIAGIGDANVYGSPYAMRVWLDPAKLASFQLMPSDVVAAIRSQNAEVAAGQIGDQPQPATQMLNALVTAQTRLQTADQFRQIVLKTQANGAAVRLGDVSRVEIGSENYNSSSLLNGHPAAGMALQLAPGANALESAELVRAEVTRLSANLPQGWKVAYLNDATDFIKLSIGEVVKTLIEAIVLVVIVMFVFLQSWRATLIPAIAVPVVLLGTFGIIYAAGFSINTLTLFGLVLAIGLLVDDAIVVVENVERLMHENPNMTPRQATIASMREINVALIAIALVLSAVFLPMVMFGGSTGVIYRQFSLTIVSSMALSVLVALVLSPALTATLLKSPHAQAAQGPGWLARRAPGLAALPARLGRGFNRGMDAATGRYLQSVQLMFRRHWLALLVYAGIAGLLALLFLRLPTGFLPSEDQGRINVQFRLPGGATLGRTTEVRDQVNQYLSKNESELISAAFIVAGGGGPTAAQNSGQGFISLTDWSQRETDAGSADAMIDRVSKGLSGLRDASVFVLAPPPIRGFGQTTGFTLELQNTSGMSRADFAAAGERLIAAAQRDPLLGSVRPSLLPDTPTLRVNSDAQMLSSLGLTQDAVNSTLSTAWGGTYVNDFIDRGRVKRVYVQGDAPFRNEPDSLYQWHVRGADGQMTPFSAFATLGWAQAPTALLRFNGVPATELQGTPAPGVSSGTAMARMEELAREIPGVSVAWAGLSYQERLSTGQAPLLYALALLLVFLCLAALYESWSIPIAVLLVVPLGLVGAVLAVTLRGLENDVYFQIGLITTMGLAAKNAILIVEFAEQAEHRGAGTVEAALEAARLRLRPILMTSFAFIFGALPLALSTGGGANSRIEIGTAVVGGTLTATVLAVFYIPLFYLLVRRVAQKLAGLRHRGEGKPQAH
- a CDS encoding DUF3060 domain-containing protein, whose protein sequence is MKNQIASLALLLSLGLAGPSLAAGIGDTGTVEESDGNISIEGTNIERSFVGTGGQLQIVGSNNRITVSGPLTSVTVDGAGNTVQVDSVKRVEITGAGSKVYYKSAPTKNGRPASSVTGIGSGVSKR
- a CDS encoding LysR family transcriptional regulator, coding for MHPMHERNGSELQQIEAFAAVAEHGGFAAAARALGRDASVVSRRIDALEARLGVRLLARTTRRVVLTEVGATYLQRVQAILGELSAADIEAREAAAAPQGLLRLALPAAFAQRWIAPWLPRFLAAYPKLRLELSHSDRFVDLVADGFDAAVRIGELADSRLVARRLAGFETMLCAAPSYLARAGHPQRPDELQRHACLGMPKARFWPEWKLIKGKQRSVQRIDAAIVSDDGEGLLAACIEGAGLLPAPQWLVGRELAQGQLVRVLPQWRMDYDGAIHVVLPPGRLVPAKTRAFVDWLAREFEPQPPWLRAPRARGRREA
- a CDS encoding RidA family protein, which translates into the protein MSRRDAVFPATRHDLYRQHRYSPAIRSGGFLFVSGQVGSREDGSPEPDFAAQVRLAFDNLAAVLAAAGCTFDDIVDVTTFHTDPQRQFDTIQQVRLQVMGEPPYPNWTAIGVNWLAGFDFEIKIIARLPEGAG
- a CDS encoding RICIN domain-containing protein; the encoded protein is MIDGFCARRAALALATTLLACAGFGQDAVAGASTVIAMASPQANIGGYCFSAAGGSTAPGATVYPWTCGGDPSQQWETQMIGVSSRQGDNAAAIARLVNVKSGLCLDLQSVSTAAGIGLQQATCNGSITQQWVLLNNGAPYDRRAIKSNYSNLCVISRYVDAAPGHNGSGLKQYACDFTEVPNPHRAWRMTL